In Rahnella sikkimica, the following are encoded in one genomic region:
- the aroG gene encoding 3-deoxy-7-phosphoheptulonate synthase AroG codes for MNYQNDDLRIKEIKELLPPVALLEKFPATDKAAKTVSHARNAIHKILKGNDDRLLVVIGPCSINDPKAAKEYAARLLKMREEFQGELEVVMRVYFEKPRTTVGWKGLINDPHMNNSYQINDGLRIARKLLLDINDTGLPAAGEFLDMITPQYLADLMSWGAIGARTTESQVHRELSSGLSCPVGFKNGTDGTIKVAIDAINAAGAPHCFLSVTKWGHSAIVNTSGNNDCHIILRGGKKPNYSAQDVLEVKDGLKKGGLPARIMIDFSHANSSKQFKKQMEVCEDVCGQVAGGEQAIMGVMVESHLVEGNQNLDSGEPLVYGQSVTDACIGWEDTEVLLRNLANAVKARRG; via the coding sequence ATGAATTATCAAAACGACGATTTACGCATCAAAGAAATTAAGGAACTTTTGCCACCTGTAGCGCTGCTGGAAAAGTTTCCCGCCACTGACAAAGCGGCAAAGACGGTGTCCCATGCACGCAATGCCATTCATAAGATCCTGAAAGGCAACGACGATCGTCTTCTGGTTGTCATCGGCCCTTGTTCAATCAACGACCCTAAAGCCGCAAAAGAGTACGCAGCACGTCTGCTGAAAATGCGTGAAGAATTTCAGGGCGAACTGGAAGTGGTCATGCGCGTTTACTTCGAAAAACCGCGTACAACGGTGGGCTGGAAAGGGCTTATCAACGACCCGCACATGAACAACAGCTACCAGATTAATGATGGTTTGCGCATTGCCCGCAAATTGTTACTGGATATTAATGACACCGGCCTGCCAGCGGCGGGTGAATTCCTGGACATGATCACGCCACAATATCTGGCGGATTTGATGAGCTGGGGCGCGATTGGCGCACGTACAACAGAATCTCAGGTACACCGTGAGCTTTCCTCCGGGTTGTCCTGCCCGGTCGGTTTCAAAAACGGTACCGATGGCACCATCAAAGTGGCGATCGACGCCATTAACGCAGCGGGAGCGCCGCACTGCTTCCTGTCTGTAACCAAGTGGGGTCATTCCGCTATCGTCAACACCAGCGGGAACAACGACTGCCATATCATTCTGCGCGGCGGCAAAAAACCAAACTACAGCGCGCAGGACGTACTGGAAGTGAAAGACGGCCTGAAAAAAGGCGGTCTGCCAGCCCGTATTATGATCGACTTCAGCCACGCCAACAGCAGCAAACAATTCAAAAAACAGATGGAAGTCTGTGAAGATGTTTGCGGTCAGGTTGCCGGTGGCGAACAGGCGATTATGGGTGTGATGGTTGAAAGCCATCTTGTGGAAGGCAATCAGAACCTCGACAGCGGTGAGCCGCTGGTCTACGGCCAGAGCGTGACCGATGCCTGCATCGGCTGGGAAGACACCGAAGTGCTGCTGCGTAACCTTGCCAACGCGGTGAAAGCACGTCGCGGCTAA
- the galK gene encoding galactokinase — protein sequence MNLKTKTLEIFADKFGYPATITIKAPGRVNLIGEHTDYNDGFVLPCAIDYETVIACAQRNDRVIRVIAADYDNDEDTFSLDEPIAHSDAHPWANYVRGVVKHLMLRNKDFSGADMVISGNVPQGAGLSSSASLEVAVGQALKSLYDLPLDGVALALNGQEAENQFVGCNCGIMDQLISALGKENHSLLIDCRSLETRAVSMPENAAVVIINSNVKRGLVDSEYNARREQCEVAARFFGVKALRDVDPALFFSIQDELDPVVARRARHVITENDRTLAAADALASGDLKRMGELMAESHASMRDDFEITVPQIDKLVEIVKEVIGDKGGVRMTGGGFGGCIVALVPTEMVDKVRHAVEQQYHAHSGLKETFYVCTASQGAGIC from the coding sequence ATGAACCTGAAAACCAAAACCCTGGAAATCTTTGCCGACAAATTCGGTTACCCTGCCACGATCACCATCAAAGCGCCGGGCCGCGTTAACCTGATTGGCGAACATACCGATTACAACGACGGTTTCGTTTTACCCTGTGCCATCGATTATGAAACGGTGATCGCCTGTGCACAGCGCAATGACCGCGTGATCCGCGTGATCGCCGCCGATTACGACAACGACGAAGATACGTTCTCTCTCGACGAACCGATTGCACACAGCGACGCGCATCCGTGGGCCAACTACGTACGTGGCGTGGTGAAACATCTGATGCTGCGTAACAAAGATTTCTCCGGCGCAGACATGGTGATCAGCGGCAACGTGCCTCAGGGCGCAGGGCTGAGTTCTTCTGCATCTCTGGAAGTCGCCGTCGGCCAGGCGCTGAAATCCCTTTATGATTTGCCGCTGGACGGCGTTGCGCTGGCGCTGAACGGTCAGGAAGCCGAGAACCAGTTCGTCGGTTGCAACTGCGGGATTATGGATCAGCTGATTTCAGCCCTCGGCAAAGAAAATCACTCACTTCTGATCGACTGCCGTTCCCTGGAAACCCGCGCGGTGTCTATGCCGGAAAACGCGGCCGTGGTGATCATCAACTCCAACGTGAAACGCGGTCTGGTTGACAGTGAATACAACGCACGTCGCGAGCAGTGCGAAGTGGCCGCGCGCTTCTTCGGCGTGAAAGCCCTGCGCGACGTAGACCCTGCCCTGTTCTTCTCCATTCAGGATGAACTGGATCCGGTGGTTGCCCGCCGTGCGCGCCACGTGATCACCGAAAACGACCGCACTCTGGCGGCGGCTGACGCACTGGCCAGCGGCGACCTGAAACGCATGGGCGAACTGATGGCGGAATCTCACGCGTCCATGCGCGATGATTTTGAAATCACCGTGCCGCAAATCGACAAACTGGTCGAAATCGTCAAAGAAGTGATTGGCGATAAAGGCGGCGTGCGCATGACCGGCGGTGGCTTCGGCGGCTGCATCGTGGCACTCGTTCCGACAGAGATGGTGGACAAAGTCCGTCACGCCGTTGAGCAGCAATATCATGCCCACAGCGGCCTGAAAGAAACCTTCTACGTTTGCACCGCTTCCCAGGGGGCTGGCATATGTTAA
- a CDS encoding PsiF family protein: MRLPVVLSLLATLCAAGSALAADPVKVPSAAQTAQRQKMTDCNQQATTQSLKGDERKKFMSNCLKAEAKTDDKMNPQQKKMKDCNADAAKQELKGDARKTFMSTCLKKAS; this comes from the coding sequence ATGCGTTTACCCGTTGTGTTATCCCTGCTGGCGACCTTGTGTGCGGCGGGTTCTGCACTGGCCGCTGATCCGGTAAAAGTTCCTTCTGCGGCCCAAACCGCGCAACGTCAAAAGATGACCGACTGTAATCAGCAGGCCACCACACAATCGCTGAAAGGCGATGAGCGCAAAAAATTCATGAGTAACTGCCTGAAAGCCGAGGCCAAAACAGACGATAAAATGAATCCTCAGCAGAAAAAGATGAAAGACTGTAATGCTGATGCTGCGAAACAAGAACTCAAAGGTGATGCCCGTAAGACCTTCATGAGCACCTGCCTGAAGAAAGCCAGCTAA
- a CDS encoding GNAT family N-acetyltransferase — MSVRRAKPHEAEQLWEIRNLAIRYGCKNTYAQAILTAWTPDKMPAGFPNAITHNPFFVADAPEGFPVATGFLDVENRSVEAIFTRPGFEGQGLATQIINAIKAEAKLLGFSELTLSSTPNAFEFYKRNGFSLVKESIYRSALANADLRCMDMRCEL; from the coding sequence ATGTCGGTCAGACGAGCCAAACCGCACGAAGCAGAACAGCTCTGGGAAATCAGGAATCTGGCTATCCGTTACGGATGCAAAAATACCTACGCACAAGCCATCCTGACAGCATGGACTCCGGACAAAATGCCCGCAGGATTCCCAAATGCGATTACCCATAATCCTTTTTTTGTTGCCGACGCACCGGAAGGTTTTCCGGTCGCGACCGGATTTCTTGATGTTGAGAACAGAAGTGTTGAAGCCATTTTCACGCGTCCCGGATTCGAAGGGCAAGGACTCGCCACGCAGATTATCAATGCGATTAAAGCAGAAGCAAAGTTGCTGGGGTTTTCTGAACTGACGCTTTCATCCACGCCTAATGCCTTTGAATTCTACAAAAGAAATGGATTCAGCCTGGTGAAGGAAAGTATTTATCGCTCGGCGTTGGCGAATGCCGACCTGCGTTGCATGGATATGCGCTGCGAGTTGTGA
- the zitB gene encoding CDF family zinc transporter ZitB, with product MSSSLLPQDKNSRRLLLAFLVTVIFMVAEVIGGLISGSLALLADAGHMLTDAAALLVALLAVRFAKRKPNSRHTFGYLRLTTMAAFVNAAALLVIVVLIVWEAIARLFSPQPVMGTTMLVIAIAGLFANILAFWLLHQGEEKANINVRAAALHVLGDLLGSIGAVAAALIIMYTGWTPIDPILSVLVSCLVLSNAWRLMRESFHELLEGTPQEIDIDKLRKDLSMSIPEVRNVHHVHVWQIGEQRLMTLHVQVVPPHDHDALLDRIQHHLLDKCRIGHATIQMEYGHCETPDCELNEDQKISDGHDHHGHSHAHHH from the coding sequence ATGTCTTCCTCTTTACTACCTCAGGATAAGAACAGCCGCAGGCTGTTGCTTGCGTTTCTGGTCACCGTGATTTTCATGGTGGCAGAAGTCATTGGTGGCCTGATCTCCGGCTCGCTGGCGCTGCTTGCCGACGCCGGACACATGCTGACCGACGCCGCCGCGTTGCTGGTTGCGCTGCTGGCCGTGCGTTTTGCGAAGCGCAAACCTAATTCCCGGCATACGTTTGGTTATTTGCGGCTGACCACCATGGCGGCGTTTGTGAATGCCGCAGCGTTGCTGGTGATTGTCGTGCTGATTGTCTGGGAAGCTATCGCCCGTTTGTTCAGCCCTCAGCCCGTGATGGGCACGACCATGCTGGTGATTGCGATTGCCGGGCTTTTTGCCAATATTCTGGCGTTCTGGTTGCTGCATCAGGGCGAAGAGAAAGCCAATATCAATGTGCGTGCCGCCGCACTGCATGTTCTGGGCGATTTGCTGGGTTCCATCGGTGCCGTGGCAGCGGCACTGATCATCATGTACACCGGCTGGACACCCATCGACCCGATTCTGTCTGTGCTGGTTTCGTGCTTAGTGCTCAGTAATGCGTGGCGGCTGATGCGCGAGAGTTTTCACGAGCTGCTTGAAGGGACGCCTCAGGAAATTGATATCGATAAGCTGCGCAAAGACCTGTCGATGAGCATTCCGGAAGTGCGCAACGTTCATCACGTCCATGTCTGGCAGATTGGCGAACAGCGCCTGATGACACTGCATGTGCAGGTTGTTCCACCGCATGATCATGATGCCCTTCTCGACCGCATTCAGCACCATCTGCTCGATAAATGCCGTATCGGCCACGCCACTATTCAGATGGAATACGGACACTGTGAAACGCCTGACTGTGAGCTCAACGAAGATCAGAAGATAAGTGACGGGCACGATCATCACGGACACAGCCACGCGC
- the galM gene encoding galactose-1-epimerase, which translates to MLKPENTQLAPDGQPFEQVTLQNAAGATATFMDWGATWLSFTLPLADGSSRELLLGCQSPHDYMNQSAYLGATVGRYANRIACSQFEVEGKPHRVVANQGVHQLHGGPEGFHARRWKILEQTAQKLTFELFSADGDQGYPGNMTAKVHYQLTDDNRLEIRYEATVDKLCPVNLTNHAYFNLDGEGTDARQHKLQLFADRFLPVDSDGIPCADPTPVENTGMNFNAPKTLAKDFLGDRDQQRVKGYDHAYLLNRTCNAGTNPAAHLWSADGKVKMTMFTSAPAVQLYSGNFLGGTPNRSGGEYASYSGVALESEFLPDSPNHATWPQPSCWIKPGQTYKSTTTYQFFAL; encoded by the coding sequence ATGTTAAAACCTGAAAACACACAGCTGGCGCCCGATGGTCAGCCGTTTGAACAGGTAACGCTACAGAATGCGGCGGGCGCAACCGCCACATTCATGGACTGGGGCGCGACCTGGTTATCCTTCACGCTGCCGCTGGCTGACGGCTCAAGCCGCGAACTGCTGCTCGGCTGCCAGTCACCGCACGATTATATGAATCAGAGTGCGTATCTGGGTGCGACCGTCGGGCGCTACGCCAACCGCATCGCCTGCTCGCAGTTTGAAGTGGAGGGCAAGCCGCATCGGGTCGTCGCCAATCAGGGCGTACACCAGCTACACGGCGGCCCGGAAGGTTTTCATGCGCGTCGCTGGAAAATTCTTGAGCAAACCGCGCAGAAGCTGACGTTCGAGCTGTTTTCTGCCGACGGCGATCAGGGTTATCCGGGCAATATGACGGCGAAAGTGCATTATCAACTGACCGACGATAATCGTCTGGAAATCCGCTACGAAGCGACGGTGGATAAGCTGTGCCCGGTCAACCTGACCAATCACGCCTATTTCAATCTCGACGGCGAAGGCACCGATGCGCGCCAGCATAAGTTGCAACTGTTTGCTGACCGCTTCCTGCCGGTCGACAGCGACGGGATCCCGTGCGCCGATCCGACGCCGGTGGAAAATACCGGTATGAACTTCAATGCGCCAAAAACGCTGGCGAAGGATTTCCTCGGCGATCGCGATCAGCAGCGCGTGAAAGGCTACGACCACGCGTATTTGCTGAACCGCACCTGCAATGCCGGCACAAATCCGGCTGCGCATCTGTGGTCAGCCGATGGCAAAGTGAAAATGACGATGTTCACGTCGGCACCGGCGGTGCAGCTGTATAGCGGCAACTTCCTCGGTGGCACGCCAAACCGCAGCGGCGGCGAATATGCCAGCTACAGCGGCGTTGCGCTGGAAAGTGAATTCCTGCCGGACAGCCCGAACCACGCGACCTGGCCGCAGCCAAGCTGCTGGATAAAACCGGGCCAGACGTACAAATCCACCACAACGTATCAGTTCTTCGCGCTGTAA
- a CDS encoding methyl-accepting chemotaxis protein, with the protein MNFLRNIKIRTALVLILIIFSLLWAGASGFALYSLKELKLELGVTNIQQNNGDIINGANAQYYRAVTSLERAVSGLEKNNSDVYDLEIKATATELESLQKGLAQFKAIDHGNLDTATIDDIYNSSFNLYTNAVLPLFESAKAKKISDFERLKNDNYLPLRRNFSSAIDKYNEKIISLNAEANERITLWVKWCQYILISALLISVLIMLASDRYLVNFLVKPLNIMKAHLESLATGILDHKMVDQGKNCIGQLVPYIDKMQGNWAQTVRDIRNSADSIYKGSSEISAGNTDLSSRTEEQASALEETAASMEELGSTVRQNADNAGQASSLASHATHEAHTGGDIVSGVITTMTKITGSSHKIVDIIGVINSIAFQTNILALNAAVEAARAGEQGRGFAVVASEVRNLAQRSAQAAKEIGVLINESVENIKSGSEQVTRAGEAMEKIVSSVSHVSEIMSEIAAASTEQSKGISQIGTAVVQMDSVTQQNAALVQESAAAAASLEEQARQLTEIVSTFKIGGTETRADILPLKRPDLRAKTSTLATAQGGWTKF; encoded by the coding sequence ATGAATTTTCTGCGAAATATTAAAATAAGAACGGCTCTCGTACTCATTCTCATTATTTTTTCACTGCTATGGGCAGGTGCCTCAGGCTTTGCGTTGTACTCCCTCAAGGAGTTAAAACTCGAGTTGGGCGTCACCAATATTCAGCAAAATAATGGCGATATTATCAATGGCGCTAACGCACAGTACTACCGTGCTGTCACCTCTCTGGAGCGTGCTGTCAGTGGTTTAGAAAAAAATAATAGCGACGTTTATGATCTCGAAATAAAAGCCACGGCCACAGAGCTTGAAAGCCTGCAAAAAGGTTTGGCGCAATTTAAAGCTATTGATCACGGAAATCTGGACACAGCGACAATAGATGATATTTATAACAGTTCATTTAATCTTTATACTAACGCGGTGTTACCCCTGTTTGAATCCGCCAAAGCTAAGAAGATAAGTGACTTCGAAAGACTTAAAAATGATAATTATCTTCCTCTTAGACGAAATTTCAGCTCAGCTATAGATAAGTACAATGAAAAAATAATTTCTCTGAATGCTGAAGCCAATGAAAGAATCACGCTTTGGGTTAAGTGGTGTCAGTATATTCTCATCAGTGCGTTGCTGATCAGTGTTTTGATTATGTTAGCAAGCGATCGTTATCTGGTTAACTTCCTTGTTAAACCTCTGAATATAATGAAAGCCCACCTGGAATCTCTGGCAACCGGAATCCTCGACCACAAAATGGTTGATCAGGGGAAAAACTGTATCGGCCAGTTAGTGCCTTACATCGATAAGATGCAGGGTAACTGGGCGCAGACCGTGCGTGATATCCGTAACAGTGCAGATTCGATTTATAAAGGGTCCAGCGAAATCTCTGCCGGCAATACAGACCTGTCTTCGCGTACCGAAGAACAAGCTTCAGCACTGGAAGAGACCGCAGCCAGTATGGAAGAGCTCGGTTCAACTGTCAGACAGAATGCGGATAACGCCGGGCAGGCGAGTTCGCTGGCAAGTCACGCAACACATGAAGCGCACACGGGCGGCGATATTGTCAGCGGGGTGATCACCACGATGACCAAAATCACCGGCAGCTCGCATAAAATTGTCGATATTATTGGCGTAATCAATAGCATCGCTTTCCAAACCAATATTCTCGCCCTGAATGCGGCGGTTGAAGCAGCACGGGCCGGAGAGCAGGGCCGCGGTTTTGCCGTTGTCGCAAGTGAAGTCCGCAATCTGGCACAGCGCAGTGCGCAGGCAGCGAAAGAGATTGGCGTGCTGATCAATGAATCGGTTGAAAATATTAAATCCGGCTCAGAACAGGTGACCCGAGCGGGTGAGGCAATGGAGAAAATTGTCAGCTCAGTCAGTCATGTCAGTGAAATCATGAGTGAGATAGCGGCAGCCTCGACCGAACAGAGTAAAGGTATCAGCCAGATTGGTACGGCAGTGGTGCAAATGGACAGCGTCACACAACAAAATGCCGCGTTAGTACAGGAGTCGGCAGCGGCAGCGGCCTCTCTTGAAGAACAGGCACGGCAACTGACTGAGATCGTCTCCACCTTCAAAATTGGCGGTACAGAAACACGCGCTGACATCCTGCCACTTAAAAGGCCGGATTTACGTGCCAAAACCAGTACATTAGCTACTGCTCAAGGCGGCTGGACTAAGTTTTAA
- the gpmA gene encoding 2,3-diphosphoglycerate-dependent phosphoglycerate mutase codes for MAVTKLVLVRHGESEWNKENRFTGWHDVELSDKGRTEAKAAGQLLKDEGFHFDFAYTSVLKRAIHTLWSVLDELDQPWLPVEKSWKLNERHYGALQGLDKAETAKKYGDEQVKQWRRGFAVTPPELDRADERFPGHDPRYAKLSQEELPTTESLALTIERVIPYWTEVIKPRIESGERVIIAAHGNSLRALVKYLDNLGEDEILELNIPTGVPLVYEFDENFKPIKHYYLGNADEIAAKAAAVANQGKAK; via the coding sequence ATGGCTGTAACCAAACTGGTGCTGGTACGACACGGTGAAAGTGAGTGGAACAAAGAAAACCGTTTTACCGGCTGGCATGATGTTGAACTGTCCGATAAGGGCCGTACTGAAGCAAAAGCTGCGGGTCAGCTGCTGAAAGACGAAGGCTTCCACTTTGACTTCGCTTACACCTCTGTGCTGAAACGAGCCATCCACACGTTGTGGAGCGTTCTGGACGAACTGGATCAGCCCTGGCTGCCGGTTGAAAAATCCTGGAAACTGAACGAACGCCACTACGGTGCGTTGCAGGGTCTGGACAAAGCTGAAACCGCCAAGAAATACGGCGACGAGCAAGTTAAACAATGGCGTCGTGGTTTTGCTGTGACACCACCGGAACTGGATCGCGCTGATGAGCGTTTCCCAGGCCATGATCCGCGTTACGCAAAACTGTCCCAGGAAGAGCTGCCAACCACAGAAAGCCTGGCACTGACCATCGAACGCGTTATTCCTTACTGGACTGAAGTGATCAAACCTCGCATCGAAAGCGGCGAGCGCGTGATCATTGCAGCTCACGGTAACTCCCTGCGTGCACTGGTTAAATACCTGGACAACCTGGGCGAAGACGAAATTCTGGAACTGAACATCCCGACAGGTGTTCCGCTGGTTTACGAATTCGACGAAAACTTCAAACCGATCAAACATTACTATCTGGGCAATGCCGACGAAATCGCAGCGAAAGCCGCGGCCGTGGCAAACCAGGGTAAAGCGAAGTAA
- a CDS encoding protein YbgS — translation MKRLAIVLLTATMALASGAVLAEDANSGSNNGAANQANAPGSIQKIAPNGVDNSKINNTDKPVNEVHKKAHKTKHKMSESQIHKKTMCKDGRCPDQVPGTNQSKATGN, via the coding sequence ATGAAGAGACTTGCAATAGTGTTACTGACCGCCACAATGGCTCTGGCTTCCGGTGCCGTATTAGCCGAAGACGCTAATTCTGGTTCGAATAACGGTGCAGCGAATCAGGCTAATGCGCCAGGCTCAATCCAGAAAATTGCACCGAACGGTGTCGATAACAGCAAAATCAACAATACCGACAAGCCGGTTAATGAAGTCCATAAAAAGGCACATAAAACAAAGCACAAGATGAGCGAATCCCAGATTCATAAAAAAACCATGTGTAAAGATGGTCGCTGCCCGGATCAGGTGCCGGGAACCAATCAGTCCAAAGCCACAGGAAACTGA